TTTTGTATCATTCTTGTTATAGTAAAATGGTAAAAGGAAAttaataagaagagaaagaaatatatatatatatatgaaaaagaacaaaatgagGTCATTGAATGTTTTGATGTGCAAGAgggttttaacatttttttcagACGATAAGGCGCAATGACCCTACTACTCACATGAAGCTGCAGTGCCCATTTCCAAAAAGAGTGTAATTTGAACAAAGAGAAATTGGTgaggaaatttaagaaaaagggATGATAAAAAGGAAAGATTACTATAAAGTGAAAAGTATGAAATTATGAAGACTACCCGATTTTTATTTGCTTAGCTTTCCGTATTTGGCATGCCcctaaccaccaccaccaccaccaccaccacttcgCATCTTTgtaaattaacaaattaatatacagTCACTGTGAACTACTGatacacacatttttttacgtggcttgtttttataaaaaagggaaaaatactAAATAGTGTAGTACTATAATTTTTGTCCACCATGTTCTATGAAACTCGTCCAAACATAAAAGGGTTTTATGTCATCAACTCTTacgactttttcttcttttatatttcttcgATTGGACACAACGAGAACGGTTTGGTCAGTGTCCGATCTActtattgatttttcttttctttgcttgtaTTTAGTCTGCTATATTTTTACGTCTCCGCACTACTAGAGATTACAATTCCTTTATTGGTTGATTTATGCTTAGTATATACATGTACCATCAAtttatgtgttttaattaaGAGAGATTTAccattttttgtaattaatttattagatttaaattatgAACCTCGGACAAAAAAAACGATACTAATATGGTAGCTAATATGTAAGAATGTGGAGGTGATGaggtttgaatattttttttgtaagaccACAAAGACACTGACACGCCTGCTGATTGATAAAAAAACGTAAGGGCTACAATACAAAAGAGAGGATGCCTTAACATATGTATGATTCATGCATGTGATCATGATCTGATAATTCACTCCATTGAGCTTCTATGTCTCATTAGCCGAAAATTAACTTGACGTTTTTAACTGAACTGGCGAAAAAAACTAGTTGAGGTGTCAAGTGTCCATTCTCTAACTTACAAAGtttaaaatctaataattaCCGATGATTAACGTTGAAGAACAGAATATCGcaaatgaaaacaacattaataaCTTCATTAAGAATACTCTTTTCTGATATTATTAGTAATCAAACTGTACATATATACACTTCAATATTTATGTACGAACTGGATACATTTCTATATACATAGTTACATaggaaaatatttcaattttgaaGGGTAAACCACGctggttttgttttatttaaggACAATTTTACCTAACATCTTACTAGTACTGTATTAATTTAGACCAGCTGTGGCAGAGAGCAATTCAAAAACAATGATGAATTTTCTTCCACTTCTTTGACCAATTAAAGGTTCCAAAATCAGTAAAAACCAGTCATCATTAATTTCTCAGGTAATTTAACTTCGTCAGATTTTAGGTCAAGTACACATTTTAACCAAAAACCTTTGAATCACGGTTATTCAAATTAAGATATACTGTACTAGCTATTATATGAAATACGTAGGTAATATAGATCAATGCTTCacctcaatatatatatatatataaccttttttttttacagctaGAAAAACCAACGTTGTCTGAATATAGTGatcatttttaacaaaaaagacaacagttataacaacaacaaaatacaatAAGAGCCATAACATTTGGAAAACAAATGaattttagtttgaattttgaaaatcgGGCTCTaggaaaaagcaaagaaaaaaaaagagaaaataatagaaatttcTGATAGTCCGACTGTTACAAGTTGATTTCCATTCTTAGGAATCTAGCTATAACGATGAAGACAGAGTTATCATTTTGTTCCATCAAATATTgaccccattttttttttctctaagaaAAAATATCTCATTTGTTGATATCACACTTATGACGgctaataattaatttaaaaggatCTATTTAATTATTCACCATATTAACCGttttctccaaaaacaaaaatcaccaTATTAACCTAACAATAGCAAAGAGTTTGTAGAAACACATTATCGTGTACGACATTAATATTCCGttgattttatatacttttaaaagttaccaattcttgagaagaagaagaaatcaaaatcaagaaaaagagagagaaagatgggAAGAGGAAGAGTGGAAATGAAGAGGATAGAGAACACGATCAATAGACAAGTGACCttctcaaaaagaagaaacggTTTGATGAAGAAAGCTTATGAGCTTTCTGTTCTCTGTGATGCCGAAGTTgctctcatcatcttctcaagCCGTGGAAAGCTCTACGAGTTTGGTAGTGTTGGGTATATTAAATATATCTTTGCTCTCCTATGCTCTTTCTATTCATTTATAAAAGTTAggtttttttatgaaaatcgATCGATTAAAGTGACTtcttttattattggttatcgTACGATTCAAGAGTCGATTCATGTTTTTGACTCGTGGATATTCTTTACGGCTGTGTCTTTTATCCTTTGGAAATTAGGGTTCATCGTTAtatcatctctctctccctctcggATCCTTTATCATAAGTTTATGGGTCCGTCCGTACGTTATAGTTTGTTGATTGAATGACTTTGATTCTTTAATTAATCTTAAAGATGTCAGATTGCAAatgggttttcttttttttcttttctaaaaaaccAACCTAGGTACTTCCCTTTTATACCAGTGTGTAAGATCTAGCTAGAGCTCTTGTCCTAAAACGAATCTTTATCAAGAAcaattatctttattttttttttataatgaatttGTAGAATTGCAAGAACGATCCAACGGTATAATCGTTGTTACAACTGCTCTCTGGGAAATAATAATAAGCCTGAAGAGACTACACAGGCAAGTGTGTGTGAATTTGTGTATATGTACTTTGATTTTTTCAATAAATGTTTCTGATAATGATTCTATCTCTATTCGTCAAATTCTCTCGTTTACTTATAGATGCATTTCATTATATAATCGATTAATCTATATGGCCGGTGCAGAGTTGGACTCAGGAGGTGACGAAGCTTAAATCCAAATACGAATCTCTTGTGCGCACTAATAGGTTTAGTCATAGTTTTCTAGTCCCTTGAAATCACATCGTTATTATCTATCATCTTCCGTTATGTATGTATATAGTTGCAAATCTTATCTATCTAGCTagttatatatgtgtgtgttgaTTGCTAATTATAAAGGAATTTGCTTGGAGAAGATCTTGGAGAAATGGGTGTGAAGGAACTGCAAGCGCTTGAGAGGCAGCTGGAAGGCGCTCTTACCGCTACTCGACAGCGCAAGGTCGCATGATCTAGActtgttcttgtttcatttcgaatcatatatatgtatgtttattAAAGAAAAGGTCATGTTATCTAACCATTTCAACTAACATAAATGCAGACACAAGTTATGATGGAAGAAATGGAAGATCTAAGGAAAAAGGCGAGctataaatataaatgtttCATACCAAATTGATAAACATATTTGCATATCAATTGATCTAATTTTGAAATGGCAGGAGAGGCAACTAGGAGACATAAACAAACAACTCAAGATGAAGGTTTGATTCTAGATCAccaaatactaattaatttattcaacgTAACTATATGTATATCCTTTTTGTATAAGTGTGATTTGGTTATTAATAGTTTGAGAGCGAAGGCCATGCTTTCAAAACGTTTCAAGACTTATGGGCAAACTCGGCTGCATCGGTGGGCGGTGTTACAAACAATTCCGAATTTCCGGTTGAGTCTTCTCATCCAAATTCAGTGGATTGCAACACCGAACCCTTTTTACAAATAGGGTATCAatttgatcagttttttttttttgggaagttAAATggaatacaaattaaatttggTCAAAATTAATACTAGTTTTTGGTATATATGGATTAGGTTTCAACAACATTACTACGTAGGTGAAGGGTCTTCGGTAACAAAGAGCAATGTGCCAGGTGAGACCAATTTCGTCCATGGTTGGGTTCTTTGACTCTTAGTTGACTAGACCATGCTGCCACCCAGGCCACCACGATCAGGCCAATTTCAGCTCTGCAGTCGTTTTTTTTATCCAATTAtattttcgtaaaaaaaaactctagattGTTTCATTTAATTTCCCAGCTCGTTTGAATCTATTTGCATGTatggagcttttttttttttcatttatccTCTTATTCTCTCACTTGATCTAAAACATTCCTAATGAACTGAACTTTAATAACTTTCAGCatctatatattacaaatgataacgtataaatatttattttcaacaaataaataaaattacgtttcgtaaaataattttacttccgattttttttttctttttagttgaccaaaaaataaaattaactaatgGGCAATctaaagttgtaaaaaaaaaacgaacgaATAAGAAAATGTAACGTAGTCTCCTTGGAAAAGGCGCAATGATGTTATAGTAGGATCCACATTTGCTGTTACTTTGATTTGACTTTCAGAaagagctcttcttctttttggcaAACCTAACAGTGTTACTACTGTGTTCCAAAAAAGTCTTCGTGTTTAGTCTTATTGTTTAGTTTATTTACCACATCTTAAAAGCTTTTCAATAATCCCCAATTTTTAACTACCGTTTAAATGGGCTGTTATCACAAAGTAGGCCTTTTTAAAAGTGGACCCTTACAGAAATAAATTAATGGgcccttatatatattaaaggcACAtgctatatatatcatcatctaTTGCCTAAACGATATTTAttgaaatcgtttttttttataggctAGAGAAACCTACTAGAAATTTCGGGTTTACACACAAATCTTTCTCAGTCACTGGAAACTGATGTTGCGAAATTACAAATCATATATACCAGTACTAGACACTACTACTAGACTACTACTGCTTTCTTTTTTGCCAATCACTAGACTACTACTGCTTAAATGa
The Camelina sativa cultivar DH55 chromosome 6, Cs, whole genome shotgun sequence genome window above contains:
- the LOC104793527 gene encoding agamous-like MADS-box protein AGL6 encodes the protein MGRGRVEMKRIENTINRQVTFSKRRNGLMKKAYELSVLCDAEVALIIFSSRGKLYEFGSVGIARTIQRYNRCYNCSLGNNNKPEETTQSWTQEVTKLKSKYESLVRTNRNLLGEDLGEMGVKELQALERQLEGALTATRQRKTQVMMEEMEDLRKKERQLGDINKQLKMKFESEGHAFKTFQDLWANSAASVGGVTNNSEFPVESSHPNSVDCNTEPFLQIGFQQHYYVGEGSSVTKSNVPGETNFVHGWVL